DNA sequence from the Acidobacteriota bacterium genome:
GCTCAGCCAGTTGTTGGGGGTTGAACCGTCCGGCTTGGGATCGGCCCAGATGTACCAGTCGCGCTTGGGATTGTGGCGGCTGGAACGGCTTTCCTGAAACCAGGGGTGCTGGTCGGAGGTGTGATTGGGGACCAGGTCGATGATGAGCTTGAGTCCGCGCTGGTGCATCTTCTCGAGCAGACGGTCGAAGTCGTCGAGAGTGCCGAAGAGGGGGTTGATGTCGCGGTAGTCGGCCACGTCGTAGCCGTTGTCGTGCATGGGCGAGGGGTAGACGGGCGAGAGCCAGACGGCTTCGACTCCTAATCGCTGCACGTAGTCCAGGCGCTTTTCGATGCCCCTCAGGTCGCCTTTGCCGTTGCCGCTGCTGTCCTGAAAGGAGAGCGGATAGATCTGGTAGACGATGCCTGTTTTCCACCACTCGGCCTGGGTTGCCGATTGCCCGTGCATAATCCTCCCTGGGGTCTCGCCTTGAAACCCGTTTCGAAGTGCATTGTCCGCGCGCGTTCGACTGCTCAGAGGGTCAAGCAAGCCGCCCCGAAAACTCCCGACGAATCGCCCAGTTGGTTTTTCTTAACCGGGGTATCGCAATAGTCGCTGAAAACGTACTCGTGGAGCGAGTCCAGACCTTGTCCGTAGAGAAAGGCCACGTTGGAAACACCGCCTCCCAGCACTATGGCGTCAGGGTCGAGCACATTGACGACATTGGAGAGGGCCAATCCGAAGTCGGTCAGGAATCCGTCTTTCCAGCTCTTGCAGCGCTGTTCCTGGGGGTGGGCTTCCACCCACTCGACGATCTCGGCCAGGCTTAAGGAGGGTCCTCCCTGGTCTTCTTCCCAGCGGCCCTCCAGCGCCGGACCCGAGAGGTAGGTCTCGACGCATCCTTTCTGTCCGCAGTAGCAAGGATTCCCGCCCGGGTAGAGCTTTTGGTGTCCCCATTCGCCTCCGATCAGCAGCCGTCCCGAGTGGACGCGTCCATCCAGCACGATGCCGCCGCCCACCCCGGTGCCCATGATGACGCCGAAGACGCAGGAATATCCGCGTCCGGCGCCCAGCAGGGCCTCGGCCAGGGCGAAGCAGTTGGCGTCGTTTTCCATGGCCGCCTCGCGCCCCAGGGCCTCTTCCAGGTCCTTCTTCAAGGGGCGTCCGTTGAGGCAGACGGTGTTGGAGTTGCGCATCAGTCCGCTGCGGGGCGAGATGGAGCCGGGCGTACAGATGCCTACGGGGCAGGACGTCCCGGCTTCCTCTTCAAGCTGCGCGACGAAGCCGGCCAGGCGGGTGACGATGGCCGCGTAGCCTTCGCTCTGGCGGGTGGGGATGCGGCGGCGCACCACATCTTTGAGATCGTCGTCGGCCACAATCCCCTCGATCTTGGTTCCGCCTAAGTCGATGCCGATTCGAAGCATAGAAAGCCCAGAAACGGCATCGAATTATAGACGCGGCCCGCAGCGGACGCAAGGGCGGCGGCGACCCCTTAGGGGTTGCGGCGTACGATGAGGACGGAACAGGGAGCCCGTTCCAGGACGCGTCCTGTGGTGCTGCCCAACACCACCTGGTCGAGGCCGGCCGAACCGTGCGAGCCCACCACGATCAGGTCGGCGCCCCATACGTTGGCGTTCTCCAGTATCTCCTCGAACCCGCGTCCGCTGCTGATTTGGGTCTTGAAGTTGACGTCCTTCAGCCTGGCCCTGAATTGCTCGACCAGCTTTTCCATGGCCTCGTGGGCCTTTTCCTGAAGATCGACGGTCAGTTCTCCCAGACCTTCGGGCGGAAGATACTGTGAAAAAACGGGTTGGGCTTCCAGGGCGTGCAATATGAACAAACGCGCCGAGCCGCTTTGCCGGGCCAGGTCCACGGCCCTGTTGAGGGCCTCGATGGAATCGTCCGAGAAGTCGACGGCGCAGAGGATCTTCTTAAATGCCATAGCACTCCTATTTTACTGCCCCGCCCGCAGCTAGGCCAGAACGCCTCCCAGGCGATCTACGTTTGGGCGGTTTGACTTTGGCTTTTCGTTTTGTTCAACTATGTTGAATGGGTAAGAAAGGGTTTTTGGGCGAGTTCGAGCAATTGGTCATGCTGGCGGTGGCCCGTCTTAAGGGAGGAGACGACGCCTACGGCATGCGCATCCATGAAGAATTGCAGGAGACGATCGACCGTCCCGTTTCCATTACGGCGGTTTACGTGACTTTGTCGCGGCTGGAGGAAAAGGGCCTGGTGTCCTCCTGGAAGGGAGAACCCACTGCCGAGAGGGGGGGACGGGCCAAGAAGTACTTCAAGCTGGAAGCTGCCGGTGAGGAAGCGCTCAAGCAGTCCAGGGAGTTTTTGGTGCGCCTTTGGGAAGGCGTCGAATTGGGTGCCGAAGAGTGAAATCCGAGCCTCGCCATCAGGACGATCCTACCCCAAAGGTGCGTCCGCCGGCCGCGGCCGAGTGGCTGCTGGGCTGGCTGCCCGAGATTTATCGGGAATGCATCCTGGGCGATCTTGAGGAGCGTTTCTATAGTCAAGTCCTGCCGCTGAAAGGCAGAGCCGCGGCCCGCAAGTGGTACTGGAGGGAGGCGCTGCGGGCCGTCAATCCGATTTACTGGCCCCACCTGGGCCGCTTTTCTCAAACAGCCCGCAAGGCGGCTGTGGGCATGCGCCGGGTTGGACGCGCGGCGGCGGCCGCGGGCGACGACCTTTCCCTGGCCTGGAGGCGCCTCAAGCAGAGTCCCGGCTTCGTGCTGGCGGCTTTGCTGAGCCTGACCTTGGGCATCGGCGCCACCTCGGCGGTCTTCAGTTTGCTGGAGGGACTGTGGCTGCGTCCCTTGCCGATTCCGGCGGGCCAGCGTCTGGTGGAACTCAGCCAGTCCATGCCTGGGGCCGGCTTCGATGTCTTGGGGTCGACGCCCCTGGAGATTTCGGAGTACGCTCAAGCGGAATCCTTGGAGTGGGCCGCCGACCATCACTCCATGTACTTCACCCTGCTCGACGGCGTCAGTCCCAGCAGCGTGGAAACGGGAGTCGTGGCCTGGGATTTCTTCCACAAGCTGGGAGTCGAGGTTCTGCACGGCCGAGGACTGCGGGCCGCGGACGACAGCGCCCACGGGGAAGGACGCCTGCTGCTCAGCTTCGGCTACTGGCAGGAGCATTACGGCGGTTCTCTGACGGTGCTGGACCAGGCGGTGGAGATGAACAACCGGCCCCACCGCATCATCGGCATCCTTCCCCCACTGCCCTTCTACCCCTTAGACGCTGACGTCTACATGCCTCATTCCAACTGCCCTTTCCGCGTCCGCACCCAGCAGGCGCAGCCGCGGGGACGGGGAGGCTACCGGGCCCTGGCCCTTCTGACCCCCGGAGTGAGTTTGGCGGAGGCCCGGCGGGAGGTGTCGGCCATCGCCCAGGACATGCAGCGCCGCTTTCCCGACGATTACCCACTGGACAGCGGGTTTACCGTGCGCCTGCGTCCCTTGCAGGACGTGTTGGCCGAACGGGCCCGCACGCCGCTGGCAGTCCTCTTCGCCACCGTCCTCTGCGTCTTCCTCATCGTCTGCGCCAACCTGGCCAACCTCAATCTGGCCCGTCTGACCCGGCGGACCCCCGAGATGGCCCTGCGCAGCGCCCTGGGGGCAGGACGCGGACGCCTGCTGGGGCAGCTCTTGACCGAAGGATTCCTGCTGGCCGGCGCCGCGGCCCTGCTGGGACTGGCTTCGGCCGCCGCCTCGCTGGAACTGCTGCGTCCTTTCGCCGCCCGCCTGAGCGTACGGGCCGCCGAGATCAGCATCGACGGAGGCGTGCTGGCGCTGGCCCTGACGGGTTCGGTGCTGGCCACCTTGATCTTCTGCCTGCTGCCGGGACTCATCCTGCTCCATTCGGAAGGGCGCGCTCAGGGATTGACCAGCCGTTCGCGCGTCCACCGGGCGCCCGGCGCCGGACGCCTGAGAGGACTGCTGGTGGTGGCCCAGGTGGCCTTCTCGGTGGTGCTGCTGGTGGCCGCCGGCCTGATGCTGCAAAGCGTCTTCAAGCTGCAGCAGGTCGATCCAGGTTTCGACCCCAAGCGCGTCTTGGGCACCAACGTCCGACTCAACTGGACCCTCTATCTCGACGATGACCAGGTCAACGCCTTCTACCTGCCCCTGCTCGAGGATCTCTCTCAGCGCCCAGGCGTTCTCTCGGCCGCTTTGGCGGCTCACGTGCCCTTGGACGGCCGGACCTCGACAGGCAGCTACCGGCTGGCCAAGGCCGTGGCTGCGGAGGAAGACTCGCAACCCCTGGCGACCTACAACCGCAGCCTGGTGCCGGCGCCGCAGGCCGAGATGCTGGTCGAGGAGCAGGAGTACCGCACCGAGTTGCAGTCGGTTTCCGGACGCTACTTCGAAGTCATGGGTATTCCTGTTCTAGCCGGCCAGATCGGAGCCTTCCTGGGGTCGCAGCAGGCCGTCATCAATCGTACGCTTGCCGAACGCCATTGGGACGATCCATCCCAAGCGCTGGGGAGCAAGCTCTACCTGGGGACATGGGAGAATCCTCTCACCGTCACCGCCGTGGTGGGCGACGTGCACGAGCAGGACCTGAGCGTGCGGCCCAGTCCTCAGCTTTACGTCCCCTTCAACTTGTCTCCCTGGAGGCAGGCCATCGTGCTGCTGCGCACGCCTCAGAGCGCCGGGAGCGCCGCAGCCATGTTGCGCCAAGCCGTGGACCGGCTGGATAGCGAGCAGCCGCTGGAGGCTTTCCAGCCCATGGAAGAACTGCACCGCGAGTCCATCGCCCCGCCCCGTCAGACGGCCCAGTTGCTGGGTGTTTTCGCCTTGGCCGCCCTCATCGTTACCGCCACCGGAATCGTGGGCGTGACGGCTTACTCGGCTTCCCGCCGCCGTCACGAGTTCGGCGTGCGCATGGTCTTCGGCGCCAGCCGCCGGTCGATTCTTTTCAACGTTCTCAGGGAGGGTCTGGGGCTGACCGCTCTGGGCCTGTTTCTCGGCCTGCCCGTCGCCCTGCTCACCAGCCGCCTCCTGCAGGAGCTGCTCTTCGGAGTCACCTGGTCCGACCCATTGACCTATGTCGCGGTAACCCTCTTCTTCCTCGTGGCCGCCGCCGCCGCCACTCTCTACCCCGCCCGCCGCGCCACCTCCATCGACCCCGCCGCCTCCCTGCGCTGCGAATGATGCAGGGCGCCCAGAAGTACGCCACTTGAGCATCAGAAAGCGGCCGAGTATCCGCAAGAAGAGGAAGAAAAGCTCGATCTTAGCCTATCTTCGCAGCCTCTTTTTCTAATCCAAAAAGTATCGCGGCAAGGATGCTTCTCCCACCGTGGCAACCGTGGGAGGCGCGTCTTTGCGGCGATGGTCTCGACGCC
Encoded proteins:
- a CDS encoding universal stress protein, which gives rise to MAFKKILCAVDFSDDSIEALNRAVDLARQSGSARLFILHALEAQPVFSQYLPPEGLGELTVDLQEKAHEAMEKLVEQFRARLKDVNFKTQISSGRGFEEILENANVWGADLIVVGSHGSAGLDQVVLGSTTGRVLERAPCSVLIVRRNP
- a CDS encoding helix-turn-helix transcriptional regulator → MGKKGFLGEFEQLVMLAVARLKGGDDAYGMRIHEELQETIDRPVSITAVYVTLSRLEEKGLVSSWKGEPTAERGGRAKKYFKLEAAGEEALKQSREFLVRLWEGVELGAEE
- a CDS encoding ROK family protein, translating into MLRIGIDLGGTKIEGIVADDDLKDVVRRRIPTRQSEGYAAIVTRLAGFVAQLEEEAGTSCPVGICTPGSISPRSGLMRNSNTVCLNGRPLKKDLEEALGREAAMENDANCFALAEALLGAGRGYSCVFGVIMGTGVGGGIVLDGRVHSGRLLIGGEWGHQKLYPGGNPCYCGQKGCVETYLSGPALEGRWEEDQGGPSLSLAEIVEWVEAHPQEQRCKSWKDGFLTDFGLALSNVVNVLDPDAIVLGGGVSNVAFLYGQGLDSLHEYVFSDYCDTPVKKNQLGDSSGVFGAACLTL
- a CDS encoding ABC transporter permease, giving the protein MKSEPRHQDDPTPKVRPPAAAEWLLGWLPEIYRECILGDLEERFYSQVLPLKGRAAARKWYWREALRAVNPIYWPHLGRFSQTARKAAVGMRRVGRAAAAAGDDLSLAWRRLKQSPGFVLAALLSLTLGIGATSAVFSLLEGLWLRPLPIPAGQRLVELSQSMPGAGFDVLGSTPLEISEYAQAESLEWAADHHSMYFTLLDGVSPSSVETGVVAWDFFHKLGVEVLHGRGLRAADDSAHGEGRLLLSFGYWQEHYGGSLTVLDQAVEMNNRPHRIIGILPPLPFYPLDADVYMPHSNCPFRVRTQQAQPRGRGGYRALALLTPGVSLAEARREVSAIAQDMQRRFPDDYPLDSGFTVRLRPLQDVLAERARTPLAVLFATVLCVFLIVCANLANLNLARLTRRTPEMALRSALGAGRGRLLGQLLTEGFLLAGAAALLGLASAAASLELLRPFAARLSVRAAEISIDGGVLALALTGSVLATLIFCLLPGLILLHSEGRAQGLTSRSRVHRAPGAGRLRGLLVVAQVAFSVVLLVAAGLMLQSVFKLQQVDPGFDPKRVLGTNVRLNWTLYLDDDQVNAFYLPLLEDLSQRPGVLSAALAAHVPLDGRTSTGSYRLAKAVAAEEDSQPLATYNRSLVPAPQAEMLVEEQEYRTELQSVSGRYFEVMGIPVLAGQIGAFLGSQQAVINRTLAERHWDDPSQALGSKLYLGTWENPLTVTAVVGDVHEQDLSVRPSPQLYVPFNLSPWRQAIVLLRTPQSAGSAAAMLRQAVDRLDSEQPLEAFQPMEELHRESIAPPRQTAQLLGVFALAALIVTATGIVGVTAYSASRRRHEFGVRMVFGASRRSILFNVLREGLGLTALGLFLGLPVALLTSRLLQELLFGVTWSDPLTYVAVTLFFLVAAAAATLYPARRATSIDPAASLRCE